One genomic region from Sphingobacterium multivorum encodes:
- a CDS encoding heparinase II/III domain-containing protein encodes MRMYVILFLFLSSFSFQRLLGKDLNLLTGAFKQDNLKASLGNDKSWVPYPAYSDRAAWDKLMAPFKDRIIKKGNEALSYQWQVVKATDYLEYERSGNRSIMEKPMNENCTALTNLLLAELAEGQGRFVDQILNGSWQLTEMATWSLSAHLGAFQSTKRSLPQERTQVVDLMAGDVGSLLSWVHYFFRDTFNTINPEISIRLKQQIQQRIIQPYLDRNDMWWQAFELKETQLVNNWNPWCNFNVLTALLLIEDNPDIQLAGIYKTMSSVDRFINYVKTDGACEEGPSYWGHAAGKLYDYLKILSLATKGKINIFDKPVIRDMGEYIAQSYIGGDKWVVNFADASAKGGGDPLLIYRYGQDVNSSEMMQFARYMENIGDKTANFKPSRDIFRAFEDLRCYPELENVTAALPQNNFKWYPETQFIYLKKGSFFFAAKGGFNNESHNHNDVGSFILYQDQQPLFIDAGVGTYTKKTFSDDRYSIWTMQSAYHNVPMINGADQSFGKEYKAEHVAFLPAQNKFQLDIGKAYPKSANVEHWNRSYTLVQNGLDIQDEFKITGPKQANIFHFLVAQEPKIGKGEILLNNGRATLHFDAGQFTASYDVIPQDDPRLSQVWGKELYRIKLTAKSIKSTGKYTFTIRQEAIK; translated from the coding sequence ATGAGAATGTATGTAATTCTATTTCTTTTCCTGAGCAGTTTTTCTTTCCAAAGACTGCTAGGAAAAGATCTGAACCTCCTGACGGGCGCCTTTAAGCAGGATAACTTGAAAGCGAGTCTAGGAAATGACAAATCGTGGGTCCCCTATCCGGCTTATTCGGATCGGGCGGCCTGGGATAAGCTGATGGCTCCTTTTAAAGACCGTATAATCAAAAAGGGAAATGAGGCCCTTAGCTACCAATGGCAAGTCGTTAAAGCAACAGATTATCTCGAATATGAGCGTTCAGGCAACCGCAGCATCATGGAAAAACCCATGAATGAAAATTGTACTGCACTGACCAACCTACTGTTGGCGGAGCTTGCAGAAGGACAGGGGCGCTTTGTTGACCAAATCCTAAACGGTAGTTGGCAATTGACAGAAATGGCAACATGGTCGCTCTCGGCCCATCTTGGCGCCTTTCAGTCCACCAAACGGTCTCTACCGCAAGAACGAACACAAGTGGTCGATCTGATGGCCGGTGATGTAGGCTCCCTCCTCTCCTGGGTTCATTATTTCTTTCGCGATACATTCAATACAATAAACCCCGAAATCAGTATCCGTCTTAAACAACAGATTCAACAACGCATTATACAGCCCTACCTAGACCGCAACGATATGTGGTGGCAGGCATTTGAACTCAAGGAAACACAGCTGGTCAACAACTGGAATCCATGGTGTAACTTTAATGTCCTTACGGCCTTGCTTTTGATTGAAGACAATCCCGATATTCAACTGGCGGGGATTTATAAGACGATGTCTTCTGTGGATCGCTTTATCAACTATGTCAAAACAGACGGTGCCTGCGAAGAGGGCCCCTCCTATTGGGGGCATGCTGCGGGTAAGCTGTACGATTATCTGAAAATACTTTCGCTGGCCACCAAGGGTAAGATCAATATTTTTGATAAACCTGTAATTCGCGATATGGGCGAGTACATCGCACAATCTTATATTGGCGGCGATAAATGGGTCGTTAATTTTGCCGATGCTTCGGCCAAAGGGGGTGGCGATCCGCTATTGATCTACCGTTATGGACAGGATGTCAATAGTAGCGAGATGATGCAATTTGCCCGATATATGGAAAATATCGGCGACAAAACTGCAAATTTCAAACCTTCAAGGGATATTTTCCGCGCCTTCGAAGATCTGAGATGCTATCCGGAATTAGAGAACGTTACCGCTGCACTCCCTCAAAACAATTTTAAATGGTATCCAGAAACACAATTTATTTACCTGAAAAAGGGTTCATTTTTCTTTGCCGCCAAAGGTGGTTTCAATAATGAAAGTCACAACCATAACGATGTCGGGAGTTTTATCTTATACCAGGACCAACAACCATTGTTCATTGATGCCGGTGTGGGCACCTATACAAAGAAAACATTTAGCGATGACAGATACAGTATCTGGACAATGCAGAGTGCTTACCATAATGTTCCGATGATCAATGGAGCCGACCAATCTTTTGGAAAGGAATATAAAGCTGAACATGTGGCATTTCTGCCTGCACAAAATAAATTCCAGCTTGATATTGGAAAAGCATATCCGAAGTCGGCCAATGTTGAGCACTGGAATAGAAGTTACACCCTTGTACAAAACGGGCTGGACATTCAGGATGAGTTTAAAATCACAGGTCCTAAGCAGGCCAATATCTTCCATTTTCTGGTTGCTCAGGAACCAAAAATTGGCAAAGGAGAAATCCTCCTCAATAATGGGCGCGCCACCTTACACTTTGATGCGGGCCAGTTCACAGCGAGCTACGATGTCATTCCTCAGGATGACCCACGTTTGAGTCAAGTCTGGGGTAAGGAACTTTATCGCATCAAGCTCACAGCTAAAAGCATCAAATCTACTGGAAAATACACCTTTACGATTCGCCAAGAGGCTATAAAATAA
- a CDS encoding SusC/RagA family TonB-linked outer membrane protein — protein MIKIKNASVSKNRWMYPAIPLSCLLVVSSLTTQATPFAPVKTNSKLSLAIQQTTIRGKVVDKDGKGIANVTVQIKGTNLATSTNASGSFELKSQQNDAILIFTSVGYKSIETKAQAGSPLTITLENESKGLDEVVVVGFGTQKKENVTGSVSSIQMSEVVESRPVTSLSAGLAGQAPGLYVNQGSGRPGSDGGTLRVRGQGTLNNANPLVVIDGVIGDMNLINPQDVESISVLKDAASASIYGSRAANGVILITTKKGKSEQFKVIYNNYFSSQKPSNTIGMVSNYANYMELINEGYRNGDPNAKPIFSQEKIDLWRQNAGQDPLKYPNTDWVSELFQNKISQNHNLSFTGGSDKIKFFGSYGLLNNPGIIEQATYKRHTGRINLEADVKPWLTLGANINGVVSKTDIGTNIIDDVFTFAAASTPGMVLRAPDGRFGSPNNPEDDPQSNNVLHRLYAQKGNINKNRFVSRFYGKLKPIEGLSIEGSYTYTYDDDFVYSQPVFNDRWNFLTNTVATAGTGRSSVTNESIKSYRYYMDGIAKYKNKLFEKLNYEVMVGASQEYFKDGWFAASKLDLVDPSLTVLNAATMDASASGNITDWAMRSFFGRINLSWDDKYLLEANLRTDGSSRFMSGKSRWGTFPSASFGWKVSSEDFYDVKWMPNLKFRASYGALGNNGTTDESFRKNANINNYEYQALYNPTNYVLNNQLYVGFAQTVLSNALLTWENTYILNAGLDFDLFNYKLGGSIDVFNKVTDNILINLPAPLVVGNATIPRTNAAKVRNNGVELNLTYRDKIGDNFKFNIGGNFTFIDNKVVKFKGNDKSISGSNLLQEGYAINTQYILLTDRILQTDADMQLVQQMIDNAPIDPNTNQKVNPFASYGTPKKGDLLYKDTNGDGVINDNDRVPVGHGTAPRMTYGFNMGFDYKGFDFSVFLQGNAGNKVVWTDGYYTPTVRWGYQINQEIADGRWTEGATDAKFPRLLPYTDTRNTKNSDFWLQNKAFVRVKNIQLGYTVPNDITKRIQVQNLRVFASLENFWTITKYKGFDPEVSGTNYPTMKQAVFGVSLSF, from the coding sequence ATGATCAAGATCAAAAACGCATCCGTTTCGAAGAATCGTTGGATGTATCCGGCAATACCATTATCCTGCTTGTTGGTCGTATCTAGCCTGACAACACAAGCGACTCCATTTGCACCTGTTAAAACAAACAGCAAGCTTTCACTGGCCATACAGCAGACAACCATTCGGGGTAAGGTTGTAGACAAAGACGGCAAAGGCATTGCCAATGTCACCGTTCAGATTAAAGGAACGAATCTAGCAACATCGACCAATGCAAGTGGTTCATTCGAACTCAAAAGTCAACAGAACGATGCAATATTAATTTTCACCAGCGTCGGTTATAAAAGTATCGAGACTAAGGCGCAAGCCGGCAGCCCCCTTACAATCACCTTGGAAAATGAATCCAAGGGACTTGACGAGGTTGTTGTTGTCGGTTTTGGTACACAGAAAAAAGAGAATGTAACCGGTTCGGTCTCTTCCATCCAGATGTCTGAGGTGGTGGAAAGCAGACCTGTAACCTCCTTGTCAGCTGGCCTAGCTGGGCAGGCACCGGGGTTATATGTTAATCAGGGCTCAGGTAGACCGGGCAGTGATGGGGGAACACTGCGTGTTCGTGGACAGGGAACACTCAATAATGCCAACCCACTTGTCGTGATCGACGGCGTTATTGGCGACATGAACCTAATCAACCCCCAAGATGTAGAAAGCATATCGGTGTTGAAAGATGCTGCCTCAGCGTCAATTTATGGTTCAAGAGCCGCAAATGGCGTTATCCTCATTACTACGAAAAAAGGTAAATCAGAGCAATTTAAAGTTATTTACAACAATTATTTCTCGAGTCAAAAACCATCCAACACCATTGGAATGGTTTCCAACTATGCCAACTATATGGAGCTGATCAATGAAGGCTATCGCAATGGCGATCCAAATGCTAAGCCCATATTTTCGCAGGAAAAAATTGACCTCTGGCGCCAGAACGCTGGACAGGATCCATTGAAATACCCCAACACGGACTGGGTTTCGGAGCTTTTCCAAAACAAAATCAGCCAAAACCATAACCTTTCCTTTACGGGTGGTAGTGACAAAATCAAGTTCTTTGGCTCCTATGGTCTCCTCAACAACCCTGGAATCATCGAACAGGCAACGTACAAACGTCATACCGGACGTATCAATTTAGAAGCGGATGTAAAACCCTGGTTAACGTTGGGAGCCAATATCAATGGTGTGGTTTCCAAAACAGATATTGGGACCAACATCATCGATGATGTATTTACTTTTGCTGCAGCAAGTACCCCAGGAATGGTACTGCGTGCGCCAGATGGCAGATTTGGTTCACCAAATAATCCGGAAGACGATCCGCAGTCCAACAACGTGCTCCACCGCTTGTATGCGCAGAAAGGTAACATCAACAAAAACCGCTTTGTATCACGATTCTACGGAAAACTGAAACCTATCGAAGGACTTTCTATCGAGGGATCATACACCTATACCTATGATGATGATTTCGTCTATTCGCAACCCGTGTTTAATGATCGCTGGAACTTTCTGACCAATACAGTTGCAACAGCGGGTACAGGACGTTCTTCAGTAACCAACGAATCGATCAAATCCTACCGCTATTACATGGATGGAATTGCTAAATATAAAAACAAACTGTTTGAAAAACTGAACTATGAAGTCATGGTCGGTGCCAGCCAGGAGTATTTTAAAGATGGCTGGTTTGCAGCATCCAAACTCGATTTGGTAGACCCCTCGCTGACCGTCCTCAACGCGGCGACTATGGATGCGTCGGCTTCAGGCAACATCACCGATTGGGCTATGCGTTCGTTTTTTGGCCGCATCAACCTATCTTGGGATGACAAATATCTCTTGGAAGCCAATCTAAGGACGGACGGTTCATCACGTTTTATGAGCGGAAAAAGCAGATGGGGAACATTCCCTTCAGCTTCCTTTGGCTGGAAGGTTTCCTCAGAAGATTTCTATGATGTCAAATGGATGCCCAACCTGAAATTCCGCGCATCATATGGCGCCCTGGGTAACAATGGAACCACCGATGAATCTTTCCGCAAAAACGCCAACATCAACAATTACGAATACCAAGCGCTTTATAATCCAACAAACTATGTGTTAAATAACCAGCTCTATGTCGGTTTTGCGCAGACCGTATTGAGCAATGCGCTTCTGACTTGGGAAAATACCTATATCCTGAATGCTGGTTTGGATTTTGACCTATTCAATTACAAACTGGGCGGCTCGATCGATGTCTTTAACAAAGTAACGGACAATATCTTAATCAATCTCCCCGCTCCCCTGGTTGTCGGAAATGCAACAATACCACGCACCAATGCGGCCAAAGTACGTAATAATGGTGTCGAACTGAATTTGACTTACCGCGATAAAATTGGCGATAACTTTAAATTCAACATTGGCGGTAACTTTACTTTCATTGACAATAAAGTAGTCAAGTTTAAAGGCAATGACAAGTCTATCAGTGGTTCCAATTTGCTTCAAGAAGGTTATGCCATCAATACCCAATATATCCTGTTAACCGATCGCATATTACAGACGGATGCTGATATGCAGCTCGTACAGCAGATGATCGATAATGCGCCAATCGATCCGAATACCAATCAAAAAGTCAATCCATTCGCATCTTATGGCACACCTAAAAAAGGAGATCTTTTATATAAAGACACCAATGGTGATGGCGTCATCAACGACAATGACAGGGTTCCGGTAGGCCATGGTACAGCGCCTCGCATGACCTATGGTTTTAACATGGGATTCGATTATAAAGGATTTGATTTCTCGGTCTTCTTGCAAGGTAACGCGGGCAACAAAGTGGTCTGGACGGATGGTTATTACACACCTACTGTTCGCTGGGGCTACCAGATCAATCAGGAAATTGCTGATGGCCGATGGACTGAAGGTGCTACAGATGCCAAATTCCCACGATTGCTGCCTTATACAGATACCAGAAATACCAAAAACAGCGATTTCTGGTTACAGAATAAGGCATTCGTCCGTGTAAAAAATATCCAGCTGGGCTATACAGTTCCAAACGATATTACGAAGCGGATACAGGTGCAAAATCTACGTGTTTTTGCATCGCTTGAAAATTTCTGGACCATAACCAAATATAAGGGTTTCGATCCGGAGGTTAGCGGCACCAACTATCCAACCATGAAACAGGCTGTTTTTGGTGTGAGTTTATCCTTTTAA
- a CDS encoding outer membrane beta-barrel protein, whose product MTNIKKNALLLCLSLGAYTGYAQTKWNVKAGVAFSNVDAKNKAGDKASTAAVSGLYLGLGPTLRLSEYFSLEPAFIFAKRGFERNEGNVIGWGKDFKAHTSYIEMPIDVVFNATIGAGKLEVGIGPYIGYGLGGKWKTSGPVHLGDIAIGEEGDIKFTNDASEGEYGSYNLGRPFDYGARAKVNYLFREHYLVGIEVQKGIANLESKWGDYKSGDAIRNRSLGISLGYRF is encoded by the coding sequence ATGACGAATATCAAAAAAAACGCGTTATTGTTGTGTCTGTCACTTGGAGCATATACAGGCTATGCGCAGACAAAATGGAATGTAAAAGCTGGAGTTGCCTTTTCAAATGTGGATGCTAAAAATAAAGCGGGCGATAAGGCCAGCACGGCCGCGGTTTCAGGTCTGTATTTGGGGCTCGGTCCCACATTACGCCTCAGTGAGTATTTCTCTTTAGAACCGGCCTTTATATTCGCTAAACGTGGATTTGAACGAAATGAGGGAAATGTTATAGGCTGGGGTAAGGATTTTAAAGCACATACGTCTTATATCGAAATGCCTATCGATGTTGTTTTTAATGCTACGATTGGTGCAGGTAAACTGGAGGTCGGTATAGGCCCTTATATCGGTTATGGATTAGGTGGGAAATGGAAAACCTCAGGCCCTGTCCACTTAGGTGATATTGCCATTGGTGAGGAGGGCGATATTAAATTTACGAACGATGCCAGTGAAGGTGAATATGGAAGCTATAATCTTGGGAGACCTTTTGATTACGGCGCTCGTGCAAAAGTGAATTATCTTTTTAGGGAACATTATCTTGTCGGCATAGAAGTTCAGAAAGGAATTGCCAATTTGGAATCCAAATGGGGGGATTATAAATCTGGAGATGCTATACGTAACCGCTCTTTGGGTATTTCGCTTGGCTATCGGTTTTAG
- a CDS encoding glycoside hydrolase family 88 protein, translating into MKKRKPGLKALFVIASSLITLSFTDQKPSFIDTSFKAAEKQYQFLEQAAEKQHKFPRTLSPSGQLVGTDEWDWTGGFFPGSLWYIYNHTHNKETEAAAIKWTEALEKAKDLDQHHDIGFVMYCSYGNAIKYLNDPKKVAAYKDILIHSANTALKRYNPQVGVIKSWNEKKSWDGKTLWKYPVIIDNMMNLEMLCYVSDLTGDAKYKDAAISHATQTMKNHFRKDYSTYHVVDYDAKGNAIHQQTNQGYADNSTWARGQAWAIYGFTMMYRETKKPEFLKTAKAAAKFYMTHPNLPKDKIPYWDFNAGKPGYKSDADFSSLKLNFVPRDASAAAIVASALIELSTLTTGTESKSYLTFAQESLQTLSGSTYFAKYATNGGFLLQHSVGSLPHHSEIDVPLTYADYYYLEGLTRLEQLKK; encoded by the coding sequence ATGAAAAAAAGAAAACCTGGTCTAAAAGCGCTTTTTGTTATCGCTTCTAGTCTGATCACATTGAGCTTTACGGATCAAAAACCAAGCTTTATTGACACAAGTTTTAAAGCAGCAGAAAAGCAATATCAGTTCTTGGAACAAGCAGCAGAAAAGCAGCACAAGTTCCCGCGTACATTGAGCCCTTCGGGACAATTGGTAGGCACAGACGAATGGGATTGGACAGGCGGTTTCTTCCCAGGATCACTGTGGTATATCTACAACCACACCCATAACAAAGAAACCGAAGCTGCTGCGATCAAATGGACGGAGGCGCTTGAAAAAGCCAAAGACCTTGATCAACATCATGATATTGGTTTTGTGATGTATTGTTCCTATGGCAATGCCATCAAATACCTCAACGATCCCAAAAAGGTTGCCGCTTACAAGGATATCCTCATCCATTCCGCCAATACTGCGCTCAAGCGTTATAATCCGCAGGTGGGCGTCATCAAATCATGGAACGAAAAAAAATCTTGGGACGGCAAGACCCTGTGGAAATATCCAGTCATTATCGACAACATGATGAACCTGGAGATGCTGTGCTATGTATCCGACTTGACGGGAGATGCCAAGTACAAGGATGCGGCCATCAGTCATGCCACCCAAACCATGAAAAATCATTTCCGTAAAGATTATAGCACCTATCATGTGGTGGACTACGATGCCAAAGGAAATGCAATCCATCAACAGACCAACCAAGGCTATGCAGACAATTCAACCTGGGCACGCGGTCAAGCTTGGGCTATTTATGGATTTACCATGATGTACCGGGAGACCAAAAAACCAGAATTTCTTAAAACAGCAAAAGCGGCGGCAAAGTTTTACATGACCCATCCGAATCTGCCAAAAGATAAAATTCCGTATTGGGATTTTAATGCGGGAAAGCCAGGTTATAAGTCGGATGCTGATTTTTCCTCCTTGAAATTGAATTTTGTGCCGCGCGACGCTTCAGCTGCAGCCATTGTTGCGTCTGCACTGATTGAACTCTCAACATTGACCACTGGCACCGAAAGCAAATCCTATTTGACATTTGCTCAGGAAAGCCTGCAAACATTATCAGGAAGCACCTATTTTGCCAAATATGCGACCAATGGTGGTTTCTTACTGCAACATAGCGTCGGAAGCTTACCCCATCATTCGGAAATCGATGTTCCGCTGACCTATGCAGATTATTATTATCTGGAAGGTTTGACACGGTTGGAACAACTCAAAAAATAA
- a CDS encoding RagB/SusD family nutrient uptake outer membrane protein, translating to MKKISLLIAGCIALSSCYKLDTTPYSQVSASTFWQNEDQALAGVLGCYNDLKKEATFGLQFSYDGLTDIGLGYDPPGLGEVISGTFTDRSSIIVDRWQAGYDLIQRCNHAIAHIQPMTIDKTKQEGFIAEAKFLRALMYFQLTNLYGALPIYDETVDLNKDFADLKNSRSSVEDVNKFILNDLNYAIEKLPVSYDAKYYGRITKGAAYALRGKVALYNKDWAGAIRDFEEIVYNKTNTYGYSLNTSYSALFTMDGDQSPEMIFAIQNMGGTGFPYGMPMAFYMGTRSTFGSDWNNCLPSTRLADRYENRDGSPFNWNDYFPNYTTDNAVKKQAMESTQSGGTLTKVPDTAKLRQIYANRDPRMNQTLIVPYSHYLGWNANKERDMQLILATGVNENFGQIRNNRGWYTYLWRKFVPEGNLKGAITDRAHTPINFPIIRLGDVLLMLSEAYNESNQLDKAITELNKVRTRSKMPALNSGSSFLAVGSKADMSKRIQHERAVELAGEGWRYFDLKRWNLLESVSKDYIEKSITGDNLVTRGYQSRHKLWPIPGQEIEMNPALLPQNQDW from the coding sequence ATGAAAAAGATTTCACTACTCATAGCCGGATGCATTGCTTTATCATCTTGTTATAAGCTTGACACGACACCATATAGTCAGGTAAGTGCTAGCACATTCTGGCAAAATGAAGACCAGGCCTTAGCTGGCGTACTGGGCTGTTATAATGACTTAAAAAAAGAAGCCACCTTCGGCTTACAATTTTCTTACGATGGACTTACCGATATCGGCCTGGGCTATGATCCTCCGGGCTTGGGCGAGGTGATCAGCGGAACGTTCACCGACCGTTCATCCATTATTGTGGATAGATGGCAAGCAGGCTACGATCTGATCCAACGCTGTAATCATGCGATCGCGCATATCCAACCGATGACCATAGACAAGACCAAACAGGAGGGCTTTATAGCGGAGGCCAAGTTCTTACGGGCATTGATGTATTTCCAGCTGACCAATCTCTATGGCGCCTTACCAATATATGATGAAACTGTAGACTTGAATAAAGATTTCGCCGATCTTAAAAACAGCCGTTCTTCCGTTGAAGATGTCAATAAGTTCATCCTCAATGACCTGAACTATGCGATTGAAAAACTGCCGGTAAGCTACGATGCCAAGTATTATGGGCGGATCACCAAAGGTGCAGCGTATGCGTTAAGAGGGAAAGTAGCCCTTTACAATAAAGATTGGGCTGGAGCAATCCGGGATTTTGAAGAAATTGTTTACAACAAGACCAACACCTATGGTTACAGTTTAAATACAAGCTATTCCGCGTTATTCACCATGGATGGCGATCAATCGCCGGAGATGATTTTTGCCATTCAGAATATGGGCGGCACCGGTTTCCCGTATGGCATGCCAATGGCCTTCTATATGGGAACGCGCTCAACCTTTGGTAGTGACTGGAACAACTGTTTGCCGAGCACACGCCTTGCAGATCGTTACGAAAACCGTGATGGAAGCCCTTTTAACTGGAACGACTATTTCCCCAACTATACAACGGATAATGCGGTCAAAAAACAGGCGATGGAGTCGACACAATCAGGTGGAACGCTAACCAAAGTACCTGATACGGCGAAATTACGTCAGATCTATGCCAACCGCGACCCTCGTATGAATCAAACACTTATCGTACCTTATTCACATTACTTAGGATGGAATGCCAATAAAGAAAGAGATATGCAGCTGATTTTGGCAACCGGAGTTAATGAAAACTTTGGTCAGATCCGCAACAATCGGGGTTGGTACACCTACTTATGGCGGAAATTTGTTCCTGAAGGGAACCTAAAAGGCGCCATTACCGATCGTGCACATACACCGATCAATTTCCCTATCATACGCTTGGGCGATGTACTTTTGATGCTTTCCGAAGCGTACAACGAGTCCAATCAATTGGACAAAGCGATTACTGAGCTTAACAAAGTACGTACCCGTTCAAAAATGCCGGCGCTAAATAGTGGCAGTTCATTTTTGGCAGTCGGTAGTAAAGCAGATATGAGTAAACGTATCCAGCACGAACGGGCCGTAGAACTAGCAGGTGAAGGATGGCGTTATTTTGATCTTAAGCGCTGGAACCTCTTAGAAAGCGTTTCCAAAGACTACATCGAAAAAAGTATTACCGGAGACAATCTCGTCACCCGGGGTTACCAAAGCCGTCATAAGCTTTGGCCAATACCAGGACAAGAGATTGAAATGAACCCGGCATTACTACCACAAAATCAAGATTGGTAA